One stretch of Castor canadensis chromosome 12, mCasCan1.hap1v2, whole genome shotgun sequence DNA includes these proteins:
- the Hjv gene encoding hemojuvelin isoform X1 — protein MGDPGQPPRPQSPHGSSPTLSTLTLLLLLCGHAHSQCKILRCNAEYVSSTLSLRGGGSPGALPGGGGRGGGMGSGGFCRALRSYELCTRRTARTCRGDLAFHSAVHGIEDLMIQHNCSRQGPTAPPPPRGPALPGSSPGSSAPDPCDYEGRFSRLHSRSPGFLHCASFGDPHVRSFHHHFHTCRIQGAWPLLDNNFLFVQATSSPVASGVNATTIRKLTIIFKNMQECIDQKVYQAEVDNLPAAFEDGSVNGGDRPGGSSLSIQTANPGSHVEIRAAYIGTTIVIRQTAGQLSFSIKVAEDVARAFSAEQDLQLCVGGCPPSQRISRSERNRRGAITIDTAKQLCKERLPIEDAYFQSCVFDVLISGDPNFTVAAQAALEDARAFLPDLEKLHLFPSDVGVLLYQATFLTPLLSGFFVLWHCIQ, from the exons ATGGGGGATCCAGGCCAACCCCCTAGACCCCAGTCCCCCCATGGCAGTTCCCCAACTCTAAGCACTCTCACTCTCCTGCTGCTCCTCTGTGGACATG CTCATTCTCAATGCAAGATCCTCCGCTGCAATGCTGAGTACGTATCTTCCACCCTGAGCCTTAGAGGTGGAGGTTCACCAGGAGCGCTTCCAGGAGGAGGAGGCCGAGGTGGAGGTATGGGCTCCGGCGGCTTCTGCCGAGCCCTCCGCTCCTATGAGCTCTGCACTCGGCGCACCGCCCGCACCTGCCGCGGGGATCTTGCCTTCCATTCAGCAGTACACGGCATCGAAGACCTAATGATCCAGCACAACTGCTCCCGCCAGGGCCCtacggccccgcccccgccccggggTCCCGCCCTTCCGGGCTCCAGCCCCGGGTCCTCCGCCCCAGACCCCTGTGACTATGAAGGCCGGTTTTCCCGACTGCACAGTCGTTCCCCAGGCTTCTTGCATTGCGCTTCCTTCGGGGACCCCCACGTGCGCAGCTTCCACCATCACTTTCACACCTGCCGTATTCAAGGAGCTTGGCCCTTACTGGATAACAACttcctttttgtccaggccaccAGCTCCCCGGTAGCATCGGGGGTCAACGCTACAACCATCCGCAAG CTCACCATCATCTTTAAGAACATGCAGGAATGCATTGATCAGAAGGTCTACCAGGCTGAGGTGGACAATCTTCCTGCAGCCTTTGAAGATGGTTCTGTCAATGGAGGTGACCGACCAGGGGGTTCGAGTTTGTCCATTCAAACTGCTAACCCTGGGAGTCATGTGGAGATCCGAGCTGCCTATATTGGCACAACTATAGTCATTCGGCAGACAGCTGGGCAGCTCTCCTTCTCCATCAAGGTAGCTGAGGATGTGGCCAGGGCCTTCTCAGCTGAGCAGGACCTGCAGCTTTGTGTTGGGGGGTGCCCTCCAAGTCAGCGAATCTCTCGCTCAGAGCGCAATCGTCGGGGAGCTATAACCATAGATACTGCCAAACAGCTGTGCAAAGAAAGGCTTCCCATTGAAGATGCTTACTTTCAATCATGTGTCTTTGATGTTTTAATCTCTGGTGACCCCAATTTTACTGTGGCAGCTCAGGCAGCTTTGGAGGATGCCCGGGCCTTCCTGCCAGACTTAGAGAAGTTGCATCTCTTCCCCTCTGATGTAGGGGTTCTTCTCTACCAAGCAACCTTCCTAACCCCACTTCTTTCAGGGTTCTTTGTTCTGTGGCACTGCATTCAGTAA
- the Hjv gene encoding hemojuvelin isoform X2 → MGSGGFCRALRSYELCTRRTARTCRGDLAFHSAVHGIEDLMIQHNCSRQGPTAPPPPRGPALPGSSPGSSAPDPCDYEGRFSRLHSRSPGFLHCASFGDPHVRSFHHHFHTCRIQGAWPLLDNNFLFVQATSSPVASGVNATTIRKLTIIFKNMQECIDQKVYQAEVDNLPAAFEDGSVNGGDRPGGSSLSIQTANPGSHVEIRAAYIGTTIVIRQTAGQLSFSIKVAEDVARAFSAEQDLQLCVGGCPPSQRISRSERNRRGAITIDTAKQLCKERLPIEDAYFQSCVFDVLISGDPNFTVAAQAALEDARAFLPDLEKLHLFPSDVGVLLYQATFLTPLLSGFFVLWHCIQ, encoded by the exons ATGGGCTCCGGCGGCTTCTGCCGAGCCCTCCGCTCCTATGAGCTCTGCACTCGGCGCACCGCCCGCACCTGCCGCGGGGATCTTGCCTTCCATTCAGCAGTACACGGCATCGAAGACCTAATGATCCAGCACAACTGCTCCCGCCAGGGCCCtacggccccgcccccgccccggggTCCCGCCCTTCCGGGCTCCAGCCCCGGGTCCTCCGCCCCAGACCCCTGTGACTATGAAGGCCGGTTTTCCCGACTGCACAGTCGTTCCCCAGGCTTCTTGCATTGCGCTTCCTTCGGGGACCCCCACGTGCGCAGCTTCCACCATCACTTTCACACCTGCCGTATTCAAGGAGCTTGGCCCTTACTGGATAACAACttcctttttgtccaggccaccAGCTCCCCGGTAGCATCGGGGGTCAACGCTACAACCATCCGCAAG CTCACCATCATCTTTAAGAACATGCAGGAATGCATTGATCAGAAGGTCTACCAGGCTGAGGTGGACAATCTTCCTGCAGCCTTTGAAGATGGTTCTGTCAATGGAGGTGACCGACCAGGGGGTTCGAGTTTGTCCATTCAAACTGCTAACCCTGGGAGTCATGTGGAGATCCGAGCTGCCTATATTGGCACAACTATAGTCATTCGGCAGACAGCTGGGCAGCTCTCCTTCTCCATCAAGGTAGCTGAGGATGTGGCCAGGGCCTTCTCAGCTGAGCAGGACCTGCAGCTTTGTGTTGGGGGGTGCCCTCCAAGTCAGCGAATCTCTCGCTCAGAGCGCAATCGTCGGGGAGCTATAACCATAGATACTGCCAAACAGCTGTGCAAAGAAAGGCTTCCCATTGAAGATGCTTACTTTCAATCATGTGTCTTTGATGTTTTAATCTCTGGTGACCCCAATTTTACTGTGGCAGCTCAGGCAGCTTTGGAGGATGCCCGGGCCTTCCTGCCAGACTTAGAGAAGTTGCATCTCTTCCCCTCTGATGTAGGGGTTCTTCTCTACCAAGCAACCTTCCTAACCCCACTTCTTTCAGGGTTCTTTGTTCTGTGGCACTGCATTCAGTAA